Within Spinacia oleracea cultivar Varoflay chromosome 4, BTI_SOV_V1, whole genome shotgun sequence, the genomic segment tcaaaTTGAGCAACATTCGTTTCTATCTTTTTCAGTTCCTTATATTAtcttaaaaagaaaaaggaactcACTCTAGTTCCgaatacaattcaccccccctcttgtgcgtgttcctactagACTATCAGAACGGTTCCTGATCTGATGAGACGTTCTTATAGGGTTGGTGCAGCCTAAGAATTTCTCCTACACAAAGGGAAAAGTAGCAAGTCCCATGGAAGACAAGCCTGGGGATGTTAAACTTTGATGCAGAATCAGTTGCCCAAGTGAAGATCATACCAGCCATAAGGCAGTCTGGACGAGTCTTGTCCAAGAACTGTTCGAGCTGCTCTTTTAGCATAGCGGAAGCCTTAAAGAATTGGTCCATAACTCCAGGACCTAATGCTTGCTCCAGATTCTCACAACCTTGAGGTAGGCCAGCTTCCTGAGCTGGGAACCTGAACACTTGGATATTGATTAGTGGGGGTCTGGATGTGTTTTTACCCTTTTGAATGGCTGTGGTAAAGGTAGGTGCGTTGAGAGGGGTGGTGATGAGGGTTGTCTTGACACCTCGTGCAGCAAAGAGCCTAGCCATGTCCAGGGTTGGGATCATGTGTCCATGGGCCATGAATGGGAACAACACTACATGGAGCTGTTCAGTTTCACCATCCATTTTCATGATCAAAATTAACCCAGTGATTAACTAATTACAAGGGAAAGTGTTGTTAGATTGGTAGACAATGTGATATTATGTGTGTTTATATGATCTAGAATTGCTTCAAGTTTCCTAGAAATGTGGGAAGCAAATTTCAAGTTGGCTTTATATGTCAGATCTGTCGTTTTTCTGCATAATGCTCATCCATGACATGGCATCGGTTTGGGATTTGAGTATTTCTTTCTACTCATAATTTGGGTGACACGGTCCTATGTGAGGAAGTACTTTTTGCATATCTATATGTGCTTGCAAATATACTCCctttgtatttatttaagagatacacttgtctttttcggttatatttatttaagatatatatttgccatttttagtaacttgtcaaccccactatctaattaaataatatatctactccTCACCCttcactccctaaaatgacatggtccccacttgtttttcttattaaaatatctactcaaccccacttgttttattactccctccgtcccagattagttgttacacttctaaaatAGGAATGAcctacaattattatattgtcactctcttcccactaacttCTTTTTTGTCCCCATACTctttctcattcaattaaaaatatactccattaactcctatcacatctaatttttaaataaaataacaattgataaccaaacaaggtaagtgtaacaactaatctgggatggagggagtactttatttcattcaattctttttcttaatacccgtgcccggccaagtgtatctcttaaataaatacggaggagtATATCATAGCACAAgataaaataggaaaaagacaaaaaataaaattgaatgatactttttaaacaaaaatgttactttttttaacaTGAATGATACTTTCTTTTTTCCCTATTTTATATTCGAGCTATTTATCTTTTGATCTGATATGGTTACATATcagatatccgaaaatacttccttAGTTCCATGTACTCGTACAAAGTACATACAATAATAATTTAAGAAAATTTGAATAGTGGGACACACGGTAAGTCATGGTGAAATTAAATAGGACAAGAAAATTAATGTCCGGTGGAGTTTACAGGGAATTTCTACGTTATTCGTTGATGATATGGTTGGACTCCATAGTCCATACACAATAGGCGGAACAGTTAGCAATGATGACTTATGCGTGATTATTACTCGTATTAGGGTGGGAGGGAGCGTACCAATTGTTTTTCTTATTGATAAGATGCAGGAAGTGTTGCAATATAGGGTCCACATGTTGAGTTTGTCTTCGGAAGACCTTTCTCTTAATTCTTCTTGTGGTTGAAGGGTCATAAGTATTTATGATACGGCTATAGTAATGTGGCATGAGGAAGACGGTACAAATATTGGTGGCAGAAATCATACCAGACCTCTTATTTTGGATGGTAACAGCACAAGTTGAAGGTAGAAATTTTCGGAGTTTTGAAGAAAACAATCTAAAAGATGTAAGAATTATACTACAGTAATAATGAAGTCAAGCATGGTGATGCTTTTAACTCATTTATGAATGCACCTAAACTCGAATATGATGAACCACCTTCTTCAACAGCCTTGTGTGACATTTCCTTCAACTTGTTTGCTCTGTTTCTCATCTCCCGTGCCTCATCTCCCTCCATAACATCTCTCAAAGCTTTCTCTATTGCGTCCCTTTTCACCAAATCATCAATAAAGGGAACCATACTACATATCCTAGCTCCCACTGAGACCCCTGTCTTTGTTACCTGGGTTACCAGTTTTTCATTGTAGAATTGCTCTGCAAAACCAGGCCATGTAACCATCGGCACACCAGCAGTGATGCCTTCTAGTATTGAGTTCCACCCACAGTGAGTCACGAATGCTCCTACGGCTTCATGCTCCAAGATTAGCAACTGCGGAGCCCAACCTCTTAGTATCAAGCCTTTACCTTCCATCCTTTGTTTGAATCCTGTCGGCAACCACTCTTGACTCTTTTCGTCTTCATCATTCTTTACAAACCAAATGAAATCTTGCTTGGAAGCTTCTAATGCTACTGCGATCTCATGCAGCTGCGACACTGTGAATTGAGTCATGCTTCCAAAACAGATATAAATGACAGAATCCTGTTGCTTTGAGTTGAGCCATTTTAAGCTTGAGTCTTGATCATTTGAGTTCCCTCTTTGTGCTTTGTCTTTAATGCTAGTCCTATTACAGAGAGAAACTGGTCCAATATGCCAAGCCCTCCTTCCTAATTCTTTACTGAAAAAGTCTGCATAATCAGGTTCCAACTCATAGAAGCTGTTAACAATCACCCCATAACTGTTGAGTTCTGACTCTTTGATCAAATCCAATTCCTTTTTGGCATCAGTTAGCTCTTCTTTCCTCAAATCCTCTGAAATTTGCAGTCTTGTCATCTTAATCTCATGTGGTAGAGAAGGAATGATGAAGGGTTCTACATCAGACGTGGCATTCTTATAAGGCGTAGATAACCTAACAATTTCCTGAGCACAAAGAGCAAAGTAGCAAGTACCATGGAACACCACTCTAGGGACGTTAAACTTTGCTGCACATTCAGTCGTCCATGTTAAGAACATATCAGCCACCAGACAGCTAGGCCGTGTCTTCTCCAAGTACTGTTCGAGTTGCTCCTTCAGCATCCCGACTGCCTTGATGAAATTTGGTACCATGCCAATCGTTATGGCTTGGTTTACAATCTCACATCCTTCAGGCAGGCCACACTGTGTTGATGGGAATTTGAAGAGCTCAAAATAAACGGTTCCGGTTGGGGATCCGACTTTGTTCTCTTCGACGGCTTTTGTGATGATTGGTAGGCTATGTGGTGTGGTGATGATGGTTGCCTTGACACCTCGATCTGCTAAGAGTTTTGCGATATCTAGGGTCGGGTTCATGTGGCCGTATGCCATGAATGGGAAGAAAACGACATGGACTTGTTGTGGTTCGTCATCAGCCATTTTTTTATCAGcaaaatctaaaaatttatcTAATTGATTAATTTGGAAGACTCATATGAAGAAGCAGAACTCAGCATGATCTCTTATCAACACTTGTATTGTTTATTtccttaaaaaacaaaaaactaaacttgtcattgtttttttttttttttttttttataaaaaaaaggaacTATTCCGTAGTAGATTAAATTTGGGAATCGGTCATTGACGCAATcggaaatatcaaagaaaaacaaacgCTAATCCTAGAACGAACGAACAGACTTACAAGCGATAAATCTGTCAAAACTCCATAATTCACTAGAAAAGAGATACGCTCTcagaaaattattattaaaagaATAGTTGATTTTTAATGACGGCTCAAAAGTGTTTAAATAGTTAACACAAAATCCTAATACGAAAATTTAATAGAAATAAAACTCGAATATTATTAAAGTGCTGTTTCGAACCCTTAATGAACTCGGGTGGCTTAAAAAGCCCAACAATCACAGTCGTGTGTTGCACTCGTTGGCCCGTTTCCTCTCCGAACATATTCTCTTAAGCATTTGAATATCGGAGCCCCGACTAGTAGAAATCATTTCAGCAGTTTTCGACGATTTACTTCTTTGTAGAATCGAGCAGCCATCCTTCCTACATAGCTATAGACCTGCTTTCCCTGAAATTACAATCCATGGGAGGGGAATGGAAAACACAGCTTtcattaaccaaaaaaaaaaagattttctTAAATTTTTTGCCAAACAATCCGCCACTTTGTTGGTAGGCCTGTCTTCGTAGATAAGAGTAGTACCTTCGAGGTGCTTAATTACCCCCTGTATTCATCAAGTAAAACATTAGAGTTATAAAGAGTAGGCCCATTAATTTCAGTCACAACCTAAAGGCAGTCAGAAGAAATAATGCAATAAGTGGTCACCAAACAACTTGTCATTGTTTGTTCATTTGTTGTCTATTCAGTATTCACTGGTCAGCAATTTATGGAGTAatctgttaattttttttttaaaggtaatTGTTGTCTTTAACTGGTTCATAATTTTTCTTTTGGGTGTGGGCGCACATATTTAATAGTTGATGTGCGCGtgcattttttttaaatgtaaaATCAATTCATTAATAGAAAGTCATATGACATTTATAACAGAAATCGAATTTAATAAATACATAATAAATTGAATCAAAAAGCGGTATTCCTTCATAAAAACTACCATCGTTGGGAAGATCTTGCACTGTGTGACATCTCTCGCACATATCGCTGGAACATACATCCTTTTCGGAGAGACggtctaacgatttgttgtagccgcgAGGACGGTTTCCATCCGAttcatctaagtcaatttgaaattttgataacTGATTCAATCTCGTATAATTCTTTATCAACGAACCGAATTCACGACGATACTCCACCAAAACTATACTAATACTAAGACCCAAAATACTCAACTAATCCCACCATAGGGGAACTTACTACACTCACTAATCCCACCATAGGGGAACTTACTACACTCAAACGATGTAGTTTTATTGAATATGAAGACAAACACATGAATAATTAAACTAAAAGGGTCGGAAATAGTcaaatttccgaagaaattTGACTATTTCCGGCCTAGAAAccctttaaaatttgtaaaccctagagagaaaaaaaaggagGACGGCTAGGGTTTTTGCTTTTTAAAATAGCGTTTTATGTGATCGTGCATTTAATAGTTGGATAAAATGGTACTCCgtaaaacttttatttttaccacgtgtttttattttatgcAGTTTCAAGGGTATACGAGTTGCACTAAAGGTAAATGGTTTACTCTTGTGTGTTACTTCCTTCGGTTCGTTAGATACATCACTTTgactttgacactattcatGTATTAAGTTTGACTTGAACTTTTTTCGAATTTGTAAAAATCAAATGTATTTATGTAAAATGATTTTGGATTAGAAACAATACACATTTTCATAATATCATACTTTTATAGCTTTTACTAATAGAGAATTAGAGATATTTAATGGTAAAAATTGCATTAGAAAATTTGCCGATCTAAGTGAtccatttaaaaaagaaaaaacaatgaGGGTTCAAGCGTACAACATCTTAATTTTTATGAGGATATAGCAGGGGGAAAAGGACATTGCTCAAATTACAAATATCAAGATTTCAACACAAAACACATGTTTTTATTAATCTTTCCTTGACTGAGTGATTGCTACTTAGTTTATACTCCGTACTGCACTCCAATAAGTCCATAActcaaatcaaagaaacatactTAGACGACTAATTGTGCAATAATAATAGTATGATAGTCATTGGAGATAATTAATGCTCACTTTGCTGTTAGTTCTGTGCTGCCTCTGGTAGTAAAGTGAGCCTAGAAAAATCAAGGGTTTATTTTTCTGAAAACACAAACTTGGATGTTCGGGATGCTATTTGTAATGCTCTTGGTATGGAATGTACTCTAGACTTCGGAAAATATTTAGGAGTACCAACGATCAATGGGCGTGCTTCAAAACAGAACTACCAGTACCTTATTGAGAAGATTAACTCAAAGTGAACAGGTTGGAAGGCTAAAACTTTATCATTGGCGGGTTGAGCTACCTTGGCTCAATCCTGTCTCTCGTCGGTTCCATACTATACTATGCAAACTACCAAGTTGCCACGGTCGGTTTGTGACGATATTGACAGGAAAACTCGCAAGTTTCTTTGGGGGGGAACTAATGAGGCACGGAAAATTCATCTGGTAGCATGGGAAAATGTAACAAAGCATAAGCAGGAAGGAGGGCTTAGTCTTAGGTCAATGAGGCAAGCAAACGCAGCATTCCTTGCTAAGCTTGGTTGGAGAGTATTAGCGGAGCCAAACACACTGTGGTCTAGAGTTCTACGTAGCAAGTATTGTGACGGTCGTTGTGATATAGATATGTTTAAAGCTCGCCCCGATGCTTCGTATGCGTGGAGGGGGATCCTAAAAAATGTAGATATCGATACGTAAAGGAATAAGTATGACAGTAGGAAATGGTGAGAAAACATTCTTTTGGCATCACCGTTGGGCTACAAAAGAGCCCCTTCTGTCCTTGGCCTGCCCGGAGCCTCCTATCCAAATTCAAGATGATACGGTTCGAGAGTTATGGGACTCCAATAGTGGGTACGATGCTAAGTGAGATTGCTTCCTTTGAGATTATTAATGATGATGAGGCAATTGATGAGATATATTGGAATGGTTCTCCTTCGGGTGGTTTCTCTTTGGGTTCAGCAATGAGACAATGTGAGAGTCCAAGTCTGGAACAAATTAAAGGCTGGAAACAAATTTGGAGTGTTGCAATACCTCAAAGAATTAGAATGTTTTTGTGGTTGGCTGTTCAGGACCGATTAATGACAAATATTAATAGGTATTCGCAAAATTATTGATGATCCTAGGTGTGGGGTGTGTGGTATGGAGGAGGATACCGAGCATATTATCCGCTTATGCCCTGCAGCTCGAGTGGTTTGGAGGCGTCTTGGTTGTCAGGACATTGATATTATTCAAGGGGGTAATCTCAGAGAATGGGTACTGCATAACTTGGATGAGCATAACCTGAAATTTGGTGAGGAGTGGGCCTTGGTGTTCGCGGTTTCTGTTTGGTGGCTCTGGCGCTGGCGAAATGCTAGGAGCTTTGAATGAGAGGTTAACATTCCTATAGATCAGATTCAGTTGGCCTTTATTTTTATGCAGGTGGGTGATATTGAAAGGGCTATGGACAGCAAGGTGTCACTAGCTGGTACTATATCTAAGAAGTGGGTGGAGAGGTTGATAAGGTGGGAGTTTCCACGGGAAGGCTGGGTTCGGTTGAACACTGACGGAGCTGCCAAGGGGAACCCCGGGAAGGCTGGTGCTGGAGGATTAATTAGAGGATACAGAGGTGAGCTTCATGTTGCCTTTGCTGTGAAATGTGGTGACTGTAGCTGCACAAAGGCTGAACTGAAGGGGGTTCTTCATGGTTTGGCTTTTGCGTGGAATGGGGGACATCGTAAGGTTCAACTGACGGTGGACTCGGAGGGTGGTTCGTATGTTGGTGGAGGAAGGCCCATCAACATCTCCTTATATTCACATCATTCGTAAATGTAAGACTCTCATTAATCGTCCTGAGTGGGAGGTTACAATTACACATTGCTATAGGGAAGCTAATCGAGTAGCTGATTGGTTAGCTAACTATGGGGTCAATGCCGACCTAACGGTGGTGATCTTTGAGGCGGTCCCGATGGACCTTAAGGCCGTTAAATTGGAGGATATAGGGGGGATGACTACGTCTCGTTTGGTGCCCATCGCTGCGGGATGATCAGGCTGGATGTGGTACTGGATGTTTCTTTGTTAGTATAGTGTAGCTGCTAGTGTTCTGTTTAGTATTTAGTTCCtgttttttatttt encodes:
- the LOC110790830 gene encoding scopoletin glucosyltransferase; protein product: MADDEPQQVHVVFFPFMAYGHMNPTLDIAKLLADRGVKATIITTPHSLPIITKAVEENKVGSPTGTVYFELFKFPSTQCGLPEGCEIVNQAITIGMVPNFIKAVGMLKEQLEQYLEKTRPSCLVADMFLTWTTECAAKFNVPRVVFHGTCYFALCAQEIVRLSTPYKNATSDVEPFIIPSLPHEIKMTRLQISEDLRKEELTDAKKELDLIKESELNSYGVIVNSFYELEPDYADFFSKELGRRAWHIGPVSLCNRTSIKDKAQRGNSNDQDSSLKWLNSKQQDSVIYICFGSMTQFTVSQLHEIAVALEASKQDFIWFVKNDEDEKSQEWLPTGFKQRMEGKGLILRGWAPQLLILEHEAVGAFVTHCGWNSILEGITAGVPMVTWPGFAEQFYNEKLVTQVTKTGVSVGARICSMVPFIDDLVKRDAIEKALRDVMEGDEAREMRNRANKLKEMSHKAVEEGGSSYSSLGAFINELKASPCLTSLLL